Sequence from the Strix uralensis isolate ZFMK-TIS-50842 chromosome 1, bStrUra1, whole genome shotgun sequence genome:
CTCCCCTTGCTTCACTGGTGGCATAACTCTTCCCGTTCTTGTAgcatcagctctgctttgctAACCTCACTTGCCATCGGCAAAATCTGTGAAGGTACTAGAGATGTAGACAGTCTCTTTCAAGTAGCTGTTGTTCTTTCTGCCAAAATTTAGTGTTTACATCAGTACATAGACTTACGTGGCAGGGGATGGTATTGAAGCATGGGAAGTGGATCAGGctgaaatgttttgggtttttgtaaAGTTTCTTACACGTCTGACAAAAAAGTATggttaaaaagtagaaaaatggtACTTCAGAGACtgtcattgcaaaaaaaaaaagtaattttgcattaCAGATTAGTGTTATGTTGCattctgtcttttaaattttttttttttttctctcttgcctagtgtTATGTTCACAGCACCAAGgaatattttttctcatctttaacACTGTCTCTTAATACCGTGGGCTTTTTCTTGCATACTGTGGAGTGTATGCATGCTTTTAAACATAGCTTTACGTCCTTCCTGCATTGGGAAAGCAAATTCAGGATGAAGGGAGTTAGTAATCTGTTGAGCATTCCAAAATCTCTGTGTGAGGTTAACAAGTAGAGATGCAGTGGGAACATGGGGAAGGGCTAGCTGGGATCTGCAGGGAGAGGCTGGTCCTGTACAGCAGCAGCCAAAATGTTGCTTTGCTGTGTAGTTTCCTAGAAGCAATTATTAGCAGGTCttcttggttttggggtgggttgttggatttttttgctttgtccaGTGAGTTAGCTCTCAGGAGGAGCTCTCTTCAATAGAAGCGGTGAGGTATTTCATTGTTGTTAAAAGTAGCACAGTTGTTTTTGAGGATTGATTTATAAGAATTAGGAATTCTCATTTTTACCATTCTGGTTTTTTATGTGTTTCACTGGTCTACCAACTAAAATCGATGTGTTTATGGATTGTTGTAAAATGCTTTCTACACAACAAACTGGAAAAAGGATGATAAGTTGGTTAGTTTGAGAGGCTGCATGATGTGCTCATGTGTTTAATGTTTAGTTCTCCTCTGATCATATGAATTCTCCGCTGCAAGTCTTCATGTGCCACAAGCACCAGGGAGTGTAGATTTCAGCAAGTGATTCTTATCCTGGGATCAGTTCCTGAAGTtgtcacagtgacagcaaaaCAATGGCCAGTAAGGCAGCTGCTGCATGGAAGTACCCTGAGAATTGTGGGTGGCTGTGAAGGAGCTACAAGTAAAATGGTGGCAGCTCAGTGGCAGCATCAGCAATACCCTTCACTCTAGGAAGGACTTGAAAGTTGACCTCTCCCCACCCAGCATGTGGTAATCTTTGCTCATCTTCTACATCCTAAAATGTAGTAGCATTGACATCTTCACTAGATTTGCAGACAACCTGGGGTGGCCATGAGCTGACGAATGCTGCTGGGAAGCATGGACACTTGTCTGTCAATTGCATGAGATTTCAGTACCCTGTATCTTAGATGTTTCCTGGCATTCAAGGAGGAAATCAGTGTGACTGTCTAGCTGCAGTGTACCTAGTAGGTGATGTCAGGTAGCCACCTGCTACTGGGAGAAGTAAGACCAGGAGATGCCTTTCTTCTtggttggtcttttttttcccctttctgttctcAAGTAGTAATAATAAAGTCCTTAAAAGGTCCCATGTGGGATCCACGTTTGGGTCTCATAGCTCTTAGTGACATAATAAGGGCCAGAATGGTCTCTAACCAAATGGTCACGAAGAAAATGGCTGGGAAGGTAAGCTGTGAAAAAGCCAAACCAGGATTTCCTAAATCTCCTAGAGCATATGCCAGGACAGCTAAAGCAGGATCTTCTGTGTTGTGGGAAAAACCTGTTCACCACAGACATCTTGAAAGTGACCACCTTGGAGCCTCCTCATTCCTTCTTGAGATGTTGCACAACTCAAGGCATTGGTTTTACCATATTGGGCAAAGCcatggtttggtttgttttgagcCTCTGAGATGCAGGCTCTGGGTGGACTGGTCACTGTTTTGGCATTCCCAGTGGTGGAATGTGTGTGTGGACAATCAGATCgctcagaggaagaggaggatttaCTGACATCCTTATCCACATTCCAGGGCTTGCCTTTCATCTCCTCATCTGCATCACTGAACCGCAAGAGAGAGAGGGGGTAATTAATGTTCCACCACTTTCAGGGACGAAGCTCGAGGGGCTTCTGCTGCTTTCGTCCCTTGTATGTTCTGTGAATTCCTCTGAGTTTGGGTATATGAGGGACCTGCACAGCCACAATGAAGCAGATGATACAGCTAAGGAATGTTTCGTGGTTTGGTACTCAGGCTAAAGACCTGGGGtgttttttctctccagtatTCAAGAATATGCATTCATGATATGTGGCCTGTCTATGCTAGTGGAATATAAGTGACAGAAGACAAATGCATTAGATCATGAACTGTCATTGACCTCTCAGCAACAATATATTGATTTACATCACCTAAGGAAAGAAcctaagattttttatttttttttttcctgcttcttgggggaggggggagagatgTTTAATCAAACTTGGAAAATTCCCCTGGCTGACAGCAGTAAGTCTAATCAGATGACAGTATTAATGTCAAAGCTGTTAATgtataattttgtttaaaagagatTGCTTGACTTGTAAGCGGATGCTTACACTTATAATTTTATGGAGTGTTCCTTATTAAATGTAGGGGACTCActgttcatttgtttctcaagagCAATGATGCTTTACCTTGTTCATTTAGTACCATGTTCAGTGCATCTTGTTCCTTCATATCCCATTTTAAGAATTACATGTTGATCGAGCTGTCtctgtatgtgtgtacatatgcGCTATATAGATAACTGACCtaattatgcaaataaaatttaaattcttgAAAGTGGTTATTTTGATAATTGCAGGTATTAAAAATCGGATACATTAGTCTTATTTAAAGTTCAAACAGGTTatacagtgggttttttaaatcagcttttatttgttctaaaaatataaataagtcATAAATAtaatctcaaatattttaaaaacataagttATACAACAATTTTTCTggcttctgaaaatattttgttgttgaaTACATATTAAATAAGTTGATATTCTGGATAGTACcattagaaatgaaataaaatacgtcctttttttaaattatttctaaataccAAAAATATAAATAGGAAACATtagaaatgaataaatattttaaatacaataaatatgTTCCTAGAAGGAAATGATAATGTATATAAATGCAAACCATTGTTATTTTTTCTGGTTCTTAAAACAGAACAACACTGTCATCTGCCACATGACAGATTTGTAACAAAGGATTGTGCCTGAATTAAAACATTCAGACACTGAAACTCCTGGTGTTTTTCAAATAGCGAACAGCCCTCACAGTTTTCTCCATAAATGAAGTAAAGTCTCGGAGGATGAGGTGGGTGGTGATTTTCTCTATCCAGGTCTTATCGGACTTCAGCTTTGTGCGGAGGGATTTCTGGGTAGCTGGGTCAGGGATGGTCACTTCATCGGGATTGATCACCTGTGAAAAAGACAACATTGGGGTGCCCCAGTTAAAACACTGTAATTGAGCTTGTTGGAGAGCATCCGTTTATATGTACAGTATGTTCCCGACCAGCTGCATATCCACCCTTCCTGTGCTGCGGACGACAGATCTCCCTGGGACCTCTGCTTCCCTAAAGCCCTGCTTCTGCGGTGGGGTTTGAGGTACGTTGGTGCCTGCTACGATTACTGCGGAAGAATCGGAGGGTCTCCTCTGATCTATACTGTTTGTTCTGGTTTGAATGCAACATCTGGCATGGCGGTCCAACAGGCTGCACTGAGCAGATCGGTACACCTCTCCTGCTATCTGCCGACTGCGTGGTTAGTTGGGAAGACGCTGATCGTGATTTGTCCCAACCTGTACTGGGTGTTACATCCTGAGTCATAAGTTAATTAGATGACATTGGCATACTCTCACATTTTGTAGTAGATTAACAGTTTCCAAAGATGTCAGACTTGTTTATCTGCTTAATTCTTACTTTCCAGGCATTTAGGCACGTGGGAGACTAAGGGTCACCAACTTCCACTGATGTGTGGGATCCTAACTGCAAGATAAGTAAAAGGAGTTATGTACCTAATGCTGAGTGACAGCGCTGGGCACCTGGTACCCAGATGCCTTTTAAGAACTTGTCCTGTGAAGTGGGTAGGTGACTTCTAAAAATGGGAGTTACCCAAACCACAGAGCTGGTTTAGAGGATTTGGGGTCTAGGAGTCTAACAATAAAGTATCTGCTTCATTCTGGTTTTAGGATCTCTCCTACCCTTTAACAAGTGTCAAAAGCGTGCGCACCTCCTTCTGGAACATCTGGTTTTGTGAAACTCAGTAAGATACGAATATTCTTTCTGTTCAGACTACTTGGAAGTGGATTCTGATCACACACCCAGTTACTGGTATATCCAACTTCTTGTTGCATGCTGTAAGAGTTTGTATCTGGATATCCAGACAGGTATCATGCTGATGGATCTACCTGACCACAAGTGACAGATTCTGTCCTTGCTGTCCTGGCCTTAAATAGCAGATAAACTTCTCTTGTAAAGAAAAACTTCCAACCTGGAGATCAAGACTCCTCTCTTTTTCAAAAACTGTAGTTTCTACAAGTATGGGGTTTGCTTTTGATCACTGATTTAATTCTGCCTGTTCCAATTAGCTCGATCTtactaattttcaaaaaaagcTAGTCTCCCCCAGTTAGGAGACAAACTTTCTGCAAACTAATTTATCAAGTTGGAAGCCAGAAGTCAGTTGCCGTCTTATGACAGGACTATTATTCTTAGCTAGCACAGTGTGAAAAAAGCGGTTCAGCTCCCTTTCACTTAAAGAATGATagacataaataaatatgttAGGAAAGGTATGGCAAACACACAATGGGCTTTTCAGGCACCAGAAAACACCTTGAGGGAAATCATGCCCTGAGATTTCTGCAGTCCTTCATCACCTGGGTGGTTCTTACTCAGGCAAATAGTTTCCCTGATGACAAAGGAAGTATTCATGTTAAGGGTTATTAACGTGAGTAAGAACTGCAGGAATGAAGTGAATTTTTGGAGTGTAATCTTTAAAAGCTCTCCAAAACCTAGAAAACAACTGTCAGAAACAAATAGCATTTAGTTTACCAAATCAAAAGAGAATCGggtatttttaaagaaggaagattattttttttccacaataatCGCAGGCAAAATGTGTGCTTTTCAATAGGCAGCACCTTTTGTATAGTCAAGTTACTAACTTGATGTTCtgaatttttcttccttgatttTTAAGCTACTGCTATCTCAATATACCATACAGCTTGGCTTAAAAGTTTGGAGAGTTTTAAAGATTAATAATATTGTAAAAATGCtatttatgtgggttttttaaagaagTTGCTTATTCCTACTTCTCAGGGGGTTGCAACATGAGAAGGCTTGACTGAACTGCAGTTTGACAATTAGGAACAAGCTCCCTGAAAAATCTTATTAGCCAGGCAGTGTTAGTACATTTGTTCTTAAAACAGTGACGCACTTAATTGTTGGTTTGGAAATTAGAAATAACAATAGAAAGCAGGAAGAAGAGTTGTTtccttaagaaaagaaaacaaaacattgtaAAACCTGTAAGTTAGTCATAAGGGTAAGTATCTGAGCATAAGGAGCCATCACCTGTTTCCGCTGAGAGAAATGAAAGTGGGAAATGTTCAACTTCAGCTTGCATTCTATTTTTCTGAGTACACATCAGTGCTAAGCCATAACAATTAGCGGAGTGAATTTAAAACAAACTCACCATCTGTCTTATGGTATGTGCCAGGTGCTCTGTACTATAACACAGCGAttcaacattttgcttttcactAGTAAAAGTTTCTTGTATGTATTCAAGGTACGTCTGAAACGTATAAAGTCCGCTTGAGATTTTCCTCAAGCATTTATCCTGAAATGAGAGAAAGGTGAGAAAGTCACTTACAGCTCAGAAATGCCTCGATCGCGATATTGCATGTACGGCACAGGTGAGCGGATGGTGCTTATACAGAGCGTGgagtgctgtgccatgccagagCCAGCTGGAGCGGCACGGATCTCGAGCTCGAATTCCCCAGCTTTTTGGAGCAGGCAGAAATTGCCGCGGGTATATAGGATTAGACTGGAAAGGAGAGCAGTTCCTTGCCTCATCGAAGCCGGCGAGCAGACACCCGTCTTCCTCCGTCACCTTGGGGAGATT
This genomic interval carries:
- the IL6 gene encoding interleukin-6 isoform X1, with product MLTPTLTPAWGLTHAHTDTRSWLGAFTPDTQPAGGAHTDTLTPTAGRGARTHSTLTPSPGAAASGQGATKPLRVSPQMCEKFTICGNSMEMLVQNNLNLPKVTEEDGCLLAGFDEDKCLRKISSGLYTFQTYLEYIQETFTSEKQNVESLCYSTEHLAHTIRQMVINPDEVTIPDPATQKSLRTKLKSDKTWIEKITTHLILRDFTSFMEKTVRAVRYLKNTRSFSV
- the IL6 gene encoding interleukin-6 isoform X2; translation: MCEKFTICGNSMEMLVQNNLNLPKVTEEDGCLLAGFDEDKCLRKISSGLYTFQTYLEYIQETFTSEKQNVESLCYSTEHLAHTIRQMVINPDEVTIPDPATQKSLRTKLKSDKTWIEKITTHLILRDFTSFMEKTVRAVRYLKNTRSFSV